GCAGTCGCGGAGGAAGTGCAGCCGCGTCGTCAGGTCCTGCCGGACGGCGGCCAGCGCCGGGTCGTCGTGCCGCGAGTCGAGCTGGTGGGGGTCGACCTGGAGGTCGTACAGCTCCCGCTCGCCCGTCGAGTGCTCGACGTAGAGATAGCGTTCCCCGCGGATCGCCTGGTACCAGCGGCTTCCGTCGGTGCGGGGACCGGTCTCCACGAGGACTCCGCGCGGGTCGGGGAGCGTCGCGGTCTGGAAGAGCGAATGGCCGTCCATGGGGATGCCCGCCGTGACGTTGGCCGCGTCGAGGATCGTGGGCGCGAGATCGATGTTGGCCACGGGCTCGGTGAACCGCCGGTTCGCCGCCATGCCGGGCCCGCGCATGACCAGCGGGACCCGGATCGAGTCCTCATAGGGGTGGATCTTGTCGCCCACGACGCGGTGCGCCCCCTGGAGGAAACCGTTGTCCGAGGCGAAGACGATGAGCGTGTCGTCCAGCTCGCCGAGGGCCGCGAGCCTGTTCACGACCTGTTCGACCAGGTCGTCGATGGCCAGCAGCGCTTCGAGCCGGTTGCGGTACCGCACCGTCATGCGGTCATTGACGGTGGCCTCCGAGATCGGCTGCCCGCCGTTGAGCTCCCTGATGTGCCGGGGCTTGTCGGAGACGTCGGCCTCGTTGAAGTTCGGGTCGCGCGGGAGTTCCGCCGTCGCGTAACGGCCGACATGGCGGGGCGCGGGACGCGGGTACCAGATGGTGGTGCCGTCGCCGCGCTTCACGTCGATCTCGCCGTGCGGCGAGGCGGGCGCGATCGACAGCATGAACGGGGCCGCCGACGGGGCGTGCTGGTCCAGGAATCTGGTGGCGATACGGGCGTAGACGTCGGGCTGGTAGTTGACCGGGTCCTTGCTCTGCGGATCCCCGTCCTGCTGGCCGTAGGGCATAAGGACACCGTTCGCGTTGAGCCAGTGCCCCCACATCTTGTAGGTGCCCCACCCGGGTGCGCCCCACCAGTCGGTCCAGCCGGGTGGGATGTGGCGCTGCGGATGGGCGTCGACCTCGGCCTGCGTCTCGACCCCGGCCATGTACCCGTTGAGGTACTTGCCGATGTGCGCCGTGCGGTATCCGGCGTTCTTCAGCCACACGGGCAGCGTCTGGCCGCCCCTCAGCTTGGGGTAGCCGCCGTCCGGCAGGGAGTTCGACAGAACCCCGTGGTTGTGGGGGTACTGCCCGGTCAGAAGGGTGGCGCGGGAGGGACAGCACCACGAATACGTCGCGTAGCTGTTGACGAACGTGGTGCCCTGGTCGGCCAGCAGGCGCTTGGTCTTCGGCAGATGGTCCAGCCAGGTGCCGCCCGCCGTCGCGTCGTTCTCCGAATGGTCGTCGGTCATGATCACGACGATGTTCGGACGGGTCGCCGCGTGCGAGGCCCTGGTCCCCAACGGCTCGGCCACGGCGGTCAGGGCCACCATGAGCGTCACCGCCAGCGCGGCGGGCAGCCGCCACCGTGTCGACACGTCCATTTCGCCCTCCCCGAGATCCACGTCAAGATCGCATAGACCCCTGTCGGGGTCAATGCGTCAGCGGTCGAGGTAGGCGAGGACGGCGAGGACCCGGCGGTTGTCGTCGTCGGAGACGGTCAGGTCGAGCTTGGTGAAGATGTTCGCGATGTGCTTGGCGACCGCCCGTTCGGTCACCACCAACCGGCCGGCGATGGCGGCGTTGGAACGGCCCTGCGCCATCAGCTCCAGCACCTCCAGCTCGCGCGGTGTGAGCCGCGACACGGGCGGGCCCCCGCGCGTCACCAGCTTGGAGATGACCTCCGGGTCCATCACGGTGCCGCCCGCCGCGACCCGCCGGACGGCGTCGACGAACTGGTCGGCGTCGAACACCCGGTCCTTGAGCAGGTAGCCGATGGCCCCGGTGCCGTCGGCCAGCAGCTCCCGCGCGTACAACTGCTCCACGTACTGCGACAGCACCAGGACGGGCAGGCCCGGCACCCGCCGCCGGGCCTCCAGCGCCGCCTGCAGCCCCTCGTCGGTGAACGAGGGCGGCAGGCGCACGTCGACCACCGCCACGTCCGGGCGGTGGTCGACCAGGGCCTCGAGCAGGTCGGGTCCGTTGTCCACGGCCGCCGCGATCTCGAACCCGGCGGCCTCCAGCAGACGGACCAGGCCCTCTCTCAGCAGGGCGAGGTCCTCGGCGAGGACAACGCGCACGGCACCTCCAGGGTGACGATCGTCGGGCCGCCCGGCGGTGAGGTCACCGCGAGCACGCCGTCGAATGTACCGACGCGCCGCTCGACGCCGCGCAACCCGCCTCCGGCGGCCGGGTCCGCGCCGCCTCGGCCGTCGTCGGTCACCGAGATCCGCAACACGTCCCGCTCGTGCCGCACGTCGACCCACACCCGGCGGGCCCCGGAGTGCTTGGCCGCGTTGGTGAGGATCTCGGCCACCGCGAAGTAGGCCGCCGTCTCCACGGGGGCCTCCAGCCGTTCCGTCAGCTCCGACGACACCTCGACGGGCATCGGGTGGTCCAGCGCCAGCGCCCGCACGGCGTCGACCAGCCCACGGTCGGCGAGCACCGGCGGATGGATGCCCCGCACCAGGTCGCGCAGCTCGCCGAGCGCCTTCGCCGAGTTGCTGCGGGCCTCGGCCAGCAGCAGCCGCGCCTTCTCGGGGTCGCGGTCGAGGAGGTGCTCGATCGCCCCCAGGGTCATGCCCATCGCCACCAGCCGCGCCTGCGCCCCGTCGTGCAGGTCCCGTTCGATCCGGCGCAGCTCGGACGCCTGCGCGCCGACGGCGTCCGACCGGGTCTCGGTGAGGTGCCGCACCCGCATCGCGAGCTGTGCCTTCCTGGTGGGAGCGAGCAACAGCCGACACCATCGCCCGTACGTGAGCAGCAGCGGCTTGGCGACGTGCAGCCCCATGATGGCGGACATCGAGCCGACCACCCCGGCCGCCCAGGCGGTGCCCCAACTGCTCACCGGGACGAACATGTACCACTGGATGTCGCCGGTCTCGGTGGTCGGCAGCCAGAGCCCGGCCGCCAGCATGATCCCGAACACCCCGTTCCAGATCATCGCGGCGGGCAGCAGCGCGAGGGCGCCGCCCGCCACCGGGTTGATCAGCAGCCACAGCAGGTCCCGCCATGTGGCGCGGTCGCTCAGCGCCCGCGTGCCGGTCTTCCACCAGCCCCTGGGCCCGGGTGAGGGCCGACGTTCCGGTGAGTACGGCGAGTCGATCCGCACGCCGGTCCACTCCGTGACGAGCCTCCGGTGCAGGTCCGTGAACCGACGCATCCAGAGCATCACCATCGGCACCACCAGGATCCCGATCCCCGCCATGAGGAGCGAGATCCCGGTGACCACCGAGCAGAACACCGCCACGCCCACGACCAGGGACAGCAGGGAGAGGCCCAGGCCACGCCACGCCGCCCGCCAGCTCTCCCCGATTCGCGCGCCCACCCTCGATGCCACAGTGCCCCCTCGTCCCGTCCCTCACCAGCGGACTCCAGTGTCCGGCGAACGGGACATCGGGCACAGTGTCGCCTGAACCCGAAGAAGGGGTGTACCTGGGTACACCCCTTCTCGTCGTTCTCGCGGGTCAGGCGTTGAGGGCGGCGGCCCCGAAGGAGACGTGGAAGCGCTTGCACCAGATGGTGACGCTCTTGAGCTTGCCGAGGTCGGCGCTCGCGGGGATCTCGTAGTTCTGGTTGCCCTTGTTGCCCTTGAGCTTGCCGAGCTCGACGTACGCGCCGTCGTCGAACACGAACCAGCCGCCGGTGCCGCCCTTGACGGGCTGGTCGGAGAGCCACACGCGCAGGTCGGGGCCGTTGGAGGTGTCGAGGTTCTCCAGGCGCAGGACGTGCTTGCCGTCCGCCAGCCTGATCACCTTGGCGGTGCCGGAGGTCCCGTGCTCATGGGAGATGAACGAGCCGGTGGACACCACCTGGGGCCTGGCCGCCTGCGGCTGCCCGCTCTGCGGCTGCCCGCCCTGGGGGGACTGACCGGGCACGGCCGGGGCCTCGATCCCGGGGGGGCCGGCCTCGTTCACCTTCTCGTCCACGAAGAGGAGCCAGGGCTGGAACAGGACCAGCGCCACGGCCCCCGCGACCGCGAGCACCACCAGCAAGACCCAGACCACAGGCTTTCTCAGCAGTGCGACCATCGTGTTCTCCCACCATCGACCGAGTCCGTATCAACTATGACGCCGCCATCCCACCGGAAGATGGACGAAGAAACCCTTACCGAACGGTGACGTTCGTGACGACGGTGGTCCGCCTCCGCTGACCCTTGACACGCGAGTACTCGCCACCGAGGTCGACCGGGCCGAGTTCGGCTACCTGCGCGACACGCTCGACCTCACCGACGGCAACCTGTCCCGCCACATCCGCACGCTCGAACAGGCCGGGTACGTCGAGATCCACAAGGGCTACCAGGGGCGGCGTCCCCGCACCTGGCTGAGCCTCACCCCGGCGGGCTCCACCGCCCTGGCCGAGGAGCTCACCGCGCTGAGGGCCCTGGTGGCCCGGCTGGACAAGGCCGAGCGCAAGCGCTGACCCCTGAGGAGCGACCCCTCAGGAGAGCGGGGGCCTTCTGAGGACGCGCTCGTACAGGTCCATGGCGTGCGCGGTGGGGGACGGGGTGCCGGGGGCGAGCCGGAAGTCGCCCCCGGCGGTGAGGAACAGGCAGCGGGAGGAGCGTTCGGTGTGCATCCGGTGGGCCAGGTCGTACAGGTGGGTGACGAACACGACCCGTACGCCCACGTCGGTCAGGGCCCGGAGGATCTCGGCGGCGATGTCCGAGCCCTCCCGCTCGTTGGTGGAGACGAACGACTCGTTGCACAGCACCAGCGCGCCGGGCCTCAGCCGGTCGACGACCGCGCTCATCCGGGCCAGCTCCTCGTCGAGCTTGCCGCTGGACATCGAACGGTCCTCCTCCCGCTTGAAGTGGGTGAAGAGCCCTTCCGCGATCGACGCCGCGAACCGTCGCGCCCCCACGAACATCCCGCTCTGCATCATCAGGTGCGCGACCCCGACGCTACGCAGGAACGTGGACTTGCCGCCCCGGTTCGTTCCCGTGACCATGACCAGGTCCCTCCGGTCGGCGTCGACGTCGTTGGCCACGACGGGGGCGTCGAGGAGGAGCGCCAGGCACGGCTCGTACAGTCCCTCCGCCGTGAGGGCGCGGGCGTCGGGGGCGGTCGGTTCGGGGCGGCAGGTCGGCAGGCCGAGCCGCGACAGCGTCTCGGCCAGGTTGACGCAGCCGACGTAGAAGCCCACCTCGTCGCGCAGGGCGACGAAGAAGTCGCGCACGTGGTCCGCAGACTGAGCGGTCGCGGTGGCGATCTCCTCGAGGACGCGACCACGGAACGCGGAGAGCGCGCGCCAGTAGTCCTCGGGATCGCCCGGGACCGTGAAGCCGAGGCCCGACCGCTTGAACCGTCGGAGGGACGGGTCGCGCCCCTTGCCGGGCGGCTCGTGCATCGTGAAGCCGACGCCCTTGTTGCCCTTGCCGAGGCGGGCGGTGACGAC
The DNA window shown above is from Thermomonospora umbrina and carries:
- a CDS encoding sulfatase family protein gives rise to the protein MDVSTRWRLPAALAVTLMVALTAVAEPLGTRASHAATRPNIVVIMTDDHSENDATAGGTWLDHLPKTKRLLADQGTTFVNSYATYSWCCPSRATLLTGQYPHNHGVLSNSLPDGGYPKLRGGQTLPVWLKNAGYRTAHIGKYLNGYMAGVETQAEVDAHPQRHIPPGWTDWWGAPGWGTYKMWGHWLNANGVLMPYGQQDGDPQSKDPVNYQPDVYARIATRFLDQHAPSAAPFMLSIAPASPHGEIDVKRGDGTTIWYPRPAPRHVGRYATAELPRDPNFNEADVSDKPRHIRELNGGQPISEATVNDRMTVRYRNRLEALLAIDDLVEQVVNRLAALGELDDTLIVFASDNGFLQGAHRVVGDKIHPYEDSIRVPLVMRGPGMAANRRFTEPVANIDLAPTILDAANVTAGIPMDGHSLFQTATLPDPRGVLVETGPRTDGSRWYQAIRGERYLYVEHSTGERELYDLQVDPHQLDSRHDDPALAAVRQDLTTRLHFLRDCGKAGKPVCPGAAGTDPDS
- a CDS encoding response regulator, with protein sequence MRVVLAEDLALLREGLVRLLEAAGFEIAAAVDNGPDLLEALVDHRPDVAVVDVRLPPSFTDEGLQAALEARRRVPGLPVLVLSQYVEQLYARELLADGTGAIGYLLKDRVFDADQFVDAVRRVAAGGTVMDPEVISKLVTRGGPPVSRLTPRELEVLELMAQGRSNAAIAGRLVVTERAVAKHIANIFTKLDLTVSDDDNRRVLAVLAYLDR
- a CDS encoding sensor histidine kinase, which encodes MGARIGESWRAAWRGLGLSLLSLVVGVAVFCSVVTGISLLMAGIGILVVPMVMLWMRRFTDLHRRLVTEWTGVRIDSPYSPERRPSPGPRGWWKTGTRALSDRATWRDLLWLLINPVAGGALALLPAAMIWNGVFGIMLAAGLWLPTTETGDIQWYMFVPVSSWGTAWAAGVVGSMSAIMGLHVAKPLLLTYGRWCRLLLAPTRKAQLAMRVRHLTETRSDAVGAQASELRRIERDLHDGAQARLVAMGMTLGAIEHLLDRDPEKARLLLAEARSNSAKALGELRDLVRGIHPPVLADRGLVDAVRALALDHPMPVEVSSELTERLEAPVETAAYFAVAEILTNAAKHSGARRVWVDVRHERDVLRISVTDDGRGGADPAAGGGLRGVERRVGTFDGVLAVTSPPGGPTIVTLEVPCALSSPRTSPC
- a CDS encoding DM13 domain-containing protein, whose protein sequence is MVALLRKPVVWVLLVVLAVAGAVALVLFQPWLLFVDEKVNEAGPPGIEAPAVPGQSPQGGQPQSGQPQAARPQVVSTGSFISHEHGTSGTAKVIRLADGKHVLRLENLDTSNGPDLRVWLSDQPVKGGTGGWFVFDDGAYVELGKLKGNKGNQNYEIPASADLGKLKSVTIWCKRFHVSFGAAALNA
- a CDS encoding transcriptional regulator — its product is MRDTLDLTDGNLSRHIRTLEQAGYVEIHKGYQGRRPRTWLSLTPAGSTALAEELTALRALVARLDKAERKR
- a CDS encoding MutS-related protein translates to MRPGLLFADDGVRPEAAVTGEAAEDLHLDGLWAAMARGDERLFALARAATLAPLTDPAAIAYRQDVLDDCLRNAPAVRALYALADEAVTAEQKILRGARPEALLNRSVRILDLFCDHLRRLGGLVAEHADAFRSDGFTRLFRAVRTELDVDYLRTVETMLEQLRFEHGIVVTARLGKGNKGVGFTMHEPPGKGRDPSLRRFKRSGLGFTVPGDPEDYWRALSAFRGRVLEEIATATAQSADHVRDFFVALRDEVGFYVGCVNLAETLSRLGLPTCRPEPTAPDARALTAEGLYEPCLALLLDAPVVANDVDADRRDLVMVTGTNRGGKSTFLRSVGVAHLMMQSGMFVGARRFAASIAEGLFTHFKREEDRSMSSGKLDEELARMSAVVDRLRPGALVLCNESFVSTNEREGSDIAAEILRALTDVGVRVVFVTHLYDLAHRMHTERSSRCLFLTAGGDFRLAPGTPSPTAHAMDLYERVLRRPPLS